A stretch of the Enoplosus armatus isolate fEnoArm2 chromosome 13, fEnoArm2.hap1, whole genome shotgun sequence genome encodes the following:
- the LOC139295385 gene encoding cytokine receptor common subunit gamma-like, with protein LVSLTDVDCLVVNLEYVHCSWNKQGTPEVNYTFYSRFHSVKEISECTTYLSENSTNTGCNGPYDNPVNRFNTFYTKLVHGNNSYLKDHDLKSKVKLNPPTHLTVQNESDSNLWFYWNQTAAKCVESEVRFRTNNKNWETSKVSIGIQSYCINLPSSSSRYELQVRSRVGSNCGESLFWSDWSEPVAWGSNNSTVKLPTKTIA; from the exons CTTGTGTCTCTGACAGATGTGGACTGTTTGGTGGTGAATCTGGAATATGTTCACTGTTCCTGGAATAAGCAGGGGACTCCAGAGGTCAATTACACCTTCTACAGCAG GTTCCACAGTGTCAAAGAAATCAGCGAGTGTACCACCTATCTGTCAGagaacagcacaaacactggatgTAACGGGCCCTATGACAACCCAGTCAACAGgttcaacacattttacaccaaACTGGTACATGGCAACAACAGTTACCTGAAGGATCATGATCTTAAATCAAAAG TCAAGTTAAATCCACCAACCCATCTGACTGTCCAGAATGAATCCGACTCTAACCTGTGGTTCTACTGGAACCAGACTGCTGCAAAGTGTGTGGAGAGTGAGGTTCGCTTCAGAACCAACAACAAGAACTGGGAG ACTTCTAAGGTCAGTATTGGGATCCAGAGTTACTGCATCAACTTGCCCTCCAGCAGTTCCCGGTATGAGCTGCAAGTGCGGAGCAGAGTGGGGAGCAACTGTGGAGAGTCTTTATTCTGGAGTGACTGGAGTGAGCCTGTGGCCTGGGGATCCAACAACAGCACGG taAAACTCCCCACAAAGACAATTGCTTAA